CAGTATTTGCTTTAATACCTAACCAAGAAAATCCCAGACAGGGAAAACTACTTAGAGAAAGAGGCTACGCCGAGATAGTTCCCGTTGCTGGAGAGTATTATTTAGATCATGAAGATGCTTTAATTTTAAGCACAGAATACGAAACCATGACTATCCATGAAAAATTCTGGTTTGTCAACGATAATATTCGTATGAGAACAAGCACTGTACAACGTTTTGGCGGTTTTAATACTGCTACTTTTTGTATTGAAGTAAGAGAAGCAGATAACCAAGTAATCGCAGAAGAAATCAAGCCACTTTTAAATACACCATCTATTACAGGATGGTAATTTCTGTACCATTTGTGGCAATTAAAAAGGGCATTTTATTAGGAATTAGGAAATAGCCCTACATATTCCTTTCTGGGAAAAGAGTAAATAATAACTTATTTATATATACTTTCCCCACAACTTGCTCACTGTTAGGAGGAGTATCTTCTTGCCAACTATCAGTTTTAATCTCTTCTTCTTGTTCTAAATTTTCGTGACTAATATCTTGGTTTTCTTGCTTTATCTGTTCTGGCTTTTCTGAAATAGACTCTGCCTTAGACTCCCTTTCTTCTTGATTATTTGTGATATTTTGCTTGTTTTCTTCAGATTTGGCTGATTTATTCGACCATTTATTTTCCTGAACTTTATTTTCAGCGACACTATTACTATTTTCCTGAGAGTTTAGTTCAATTTTACGGGTGCGATCGCCTCTTATTGAACCGGCGGGAATTACATCTCCTGCATCAACATTAACATTATATACAGTAACAGAAGAACCTAAAGAAGCCTGAGAACCGATTATACAATGACCAAAAATCAGACAACCTGCCCCCAAAATCGCATTAGGCTTTATTTCCACATCACCATCATGAGCAGTAATCACAGTACCCATACCCAAACAAACACCACTATGAATAATAATTTTATTACCCGGAGTTGCATTTAAAATAACTCCCACAGCAATCATCACAGAGGAGTCAATCATGACATCCCCCCGCACATGGGTGGTTTGATTTGTACTAGCTTGAAGAATGGGTAAAGACATCCTGAAGAATGAAGAATTGAGAATGAAGAATATTAAAAGAGGTATCAGGTATCAAGAGAATGAATAAAAACCGTTGC
This is a stretch of genomic DNA from Cyanobacterium aponinum PCC 10605. It encodes these proteins:
- a CDS encoding phycobiliprotein lyase codes for the protein MDGLTFFQNSAGKWRSQRTTHHLPFRRAETGGSEIKVEHLEQNDPKIKEICEMHSFDPSLSVGGSYVTWDGAMQWDKENENHQGETVFALIPNQENPRQGKLLRERGYAEIVPVAGEYYLDHEDALILSTEYETMTIHEKFWFVNDNIRMRTSTVQRFGGFNTATFCIEVREADNQVIAEEIKPLLNTPSITGW
- a CDS encoding carbon dioxide concentrating mechanism protein, which codes for MSLPILQASTNQTTHVRGDVMIDSSVMIAVGVILNATPGNKIIIHSGVCLGMGTVITAHDGDVEIKPNAILGAGCLIFGHCIIGSQASLGSSVTVYNVNVDAGDVIPAGSIRGDRTRKIELNSQENSNSVAENKVQENKWSNKSAKSEENKQNITNNQEERESKAESISEKPEQIKQENQDISHENLEQEEEIKTDSWQEDTPPNSEQVVGKVYINKLLFTLFPERNM